The following coding sequences are from one Methanococcoides orientis window:
- a CDS encoding LeuD/DmdB family oxidoreductase small subunit, producing the protein MESKIKGKAWIFGDDIDTDVIIPGKYLRTTDMQVFADHAMEGIDPDFSKKVEKGDVVVGGNNFGCGSSREQAALALKYAGVSCVVAKSFGRIFFRNSINVGLPLMEADIECKEGDTVEVDLLEGNVSVNGKDFKGNKLPDFLLEILTDGGLVAHRKALQEKDK; encoded by the coding sequence TTGGAAAGTAAGATCAAAGGAAAGGCATGGATTTTTGGCGATGATATTGACACGGATGTTATCATTCCGGGAAAATATCTCCGAACCACTGATATGCAGGTATTTGCTGATCATGCAATGGAAGGCATTGACCCTGATTTTTCTAAAAAGGTCGAGAAGGGCGACGTTGTGGTCGGCGGGAACAATTTCGGCTGTGGTTCCTCAAGGGAACAGGCAGCTCTTGCCCTTAAGTATGCAGGGGTCTCCTGTGTCGTCGCGAAATCATTCGGGCGCATCTTTTTCCGTAATTCCATCAATGTCGGACTTCCCTTAATGGAAGCTGATATTGAATGCAAGGAAGGGGACACTGTGGAAGTTGACTTGCTTGAAGGAAACGTCAGCGTCAATGGGAAAGATTTCAAGGGCAACAAACTTCCGGATTTCCTGCTTGAGATCCTCACAGATGGTGGCCTCGTGGCACATCGCAAGGCTTTACAAGAAAAGGACAAATAA
- the flaJ gene encoding archaellar assembly protein FlaJ, producing the protein MDFQKAFNALEMEPKAYVKKIALPVVSFGFIFSILIYVLLPGLFTGSAQIIPALIPVICIIFAFYYPFAILGSKAAQIDNNMHYYITQMGAISTAETPRLDIIKIVSKNESYKFLAKESEKIYNLVTVWNMSLSDACRFTSKRTPSVLYEDFLDRFAHGLQSGEDIKVFLAAEQNVVMNEYESIYNGALYAIEVIKELFVSLIMALIFLASFAVIIPVITGMDAVLLMSIVVSVFVVTDIVMITFTKSKVPKDPIWQQTNITTKAKTKLYQSIPISFAGCIIVAIAVILYGKLELPIAVAAVMTPLVYIGHVAKTIEKEIKRKDENYSSFIRSLGSSAGARGGLIDEALKSLRIHDFGPLTDDVNALFKRINTRVDKSKSWDFFSANTGSNLIHRFSAMFVEATKLGGQPEVIGDMIATNFHRIVNLRKKRYQSASNLVGVLYGLTAGIGFTLYISLGVVDLMQDMFTTISMPEGMGMRMILNTDIGSIELLSAMILFIMIAHSLMSALLIRFVDGGHVLRSTTDFVIMTWISAFSAVFTTSGVASLLGAT; encoded by the coding sequence ATGGACTTTCAAAAGGCATTCAACGCACTGGAAATGGAACCTAAAGCTTATGTGAAAAAAATAGCTTTGCCAGTAGTGTCTTTTGGATTTATCTTCTCGATCCTTATCTATGTGTTGTTACCGGGCCTCTTCACTGGAAGCGCTCAGATCATTCCTGCACTTATTCCAGTCATATGCATTATTTTTGCATTCTACTACCCTTTTGCAATACTTGGAAGTAAAGCTGCACAGATCGATAACAACATGCACTACTACATCACACAGATGGGGGCAATATCCACAGCTGAGACACCAAGACTGGATATAATAAAGATAGTTTCCAAAAATGAGAGTTACAAGTTCCTTGCAAAGGAAAGTGAAAAGATATACAACCTTGTCACAGTATGGAACATGAGCCTTTCCGATGCATGCCGATTTACATCAAAGAGAACTCCCTCTGTCCTTTATGAAGACTTTCTGGACAGGTTTGCACATGGTCTCCAGTCAGGAGAGGATATCAAAGTTTTCCTTGCTGCAGAACAGAATGTCGTAATGAACGAGTATGAATCAATATACAACGGTGCACTCTATGCAATAGAGGTCATCAAGGAACTTTTCGTTTCCCTTATTATGGCATTGATATTCCTTGCTTCTTTTGCAGTGATCATACCTGTCATTACCGGAATGGATGCTGTTCTGCTGATGAGCATAGTTGTTAGTGTTTTCGTAGTAACTGATATTGTGATGATCACTTTTACAAAATCAAAGGTCCCGAAAGACCCTATCTGGCAACAGACAAATATAACAACAAAAGCCAAGACAAAATTATACCAGTCCATCCCAATTTCATTTGCAGGCTGTATTATCGTCGCCATAGCTGTCATATTATACGGCAAACTGGAACTGCCTATTGCTGTTGCAGCAGTAATGACACCACTGGTCTATATAGGCCATGTTGCAAAAACAATTGAAAAAGAGATCAAACGTAAGGATGAGAACTATTCCTCGTTCATCAGGTCCCTTGGAAGTTCTGCAGGTGCAAGAGGAGGACTTATCGACGAGGCACTTAAATCATTGCGTATACATGACTTTGGGCCGCTTACTGATGATGTTAATGCACTTTTCAAGAGAATAAACACCCGTGTGGACAAAAGTAAGTCATGGGATTTCTTTTCAGCCAACACCGGAAGCAACCTCATACACCGGTTTAGCGCCATGTTCGTTGAAGCCACCAAACTCGGCGGACAGCCGGAAGTTATCGGTGATATGATCGCCACGAACTTCCACCGCATCGTAAATCTGAGAAAAAAAAGGTACCAGTCTGCTTCCAATCTTGTAGGAGTACTATACGGACTTACAGCAGGAATCGGTTTTACCCTTTATATCTCACTTGGAGTCGTTGACCTTATGCAGGACATGTTCACGACAATTTCGATGCCAGAAGGGATGGGTATGCGAATGATCCTGAACACGGACATAGGGAGTATAGAACTTCTTTCAGCCATGATATTGTTCATCATGATAGCACATTCACTCATGTCAGCACTGCTAATCCGATTTGTTGACGGGGGGCATGTCCTACGTTCAACGACAGATTTTGTGATAATGACATGGATTTCGGCTTTCAGCGCAGTGTTCACAACATCAGGCGTTGCATCCCTGCTTGGGGCCACGTGA
- a CDS encoding isocitrate/isopropylmalate family dehydrogenase has translation MRVAVVEGDGIGREVIPAAVEVLDVFGLPIEKIPLELGYGKWEKCGVAIDDDDLDVLKSCDCVLFGAITTPADPNYKSVLLTIRKELDMYANIRPIKPLPGVIGVTGKSDFDFVIVRENTEGMYSSIEEIHDDVAYTKRVVSRKGSERIAKSACKLAKERRNDLMIVHKSNVLKSDTLFLDVCRETARSEGVDHRDMLVDAMAYSLMTYPERYDVVVTTNLFGDILSDMSAALVGSLGLVPSANIGDKYAFFEPVHGSGPDIAGKGIANPIAAILSMKMMLEWMGYQKEADLVEEAVGKSILEKITTPDLGGDASTIEVGRAIANNIKNMLDG, from the coding sequence ATGAGAGTTGCAGTGGTTGAAGGTGATGGCATTGGCAGGGAGGTAATTCCTGCAGCTGTAGAAGTGCTTGATGTATTTGGTCTTCCAATCGAAAAAATTCCGCTTGAGCTGGGATACGGCAAGTGGGAGAAATGCGGCGTAGCTATCGATGACGATGACCTTGATGTGTTGAAAAGCTGTGATTGTGTTCTTTTTGGAGCTATTACCACACCAGCTGATCCCAATTACAAGAGTGTTCTACTCACAATACGCAAAGAGCTTGACATGTATGCGAATATCCGTCCGATCAAACCTCTTCCCGGTGTAATAGGCGTGACCGGAAAAAGTGATTTTGATTTTGTGATCGTGAGGGAAAATACCGAAGGTATGTATTCATCCATCGAAGAGATTCATGATGATGTGGCATATACGAAAAGGGTGGTTTCCCGGAAAGGATCCGAACGGATCGCAAAGAGTGCCTGCAAGCTAGCCAAAGAGCGACGGAATGATCTTATGATCGTTCATAAATCCAATGTACTGAAGTCGGATACGTTATTCCTGGATGTCTGCCGTGAGACCGCAAGGTCAGAAGGAGTTGATCACAGGGACATGCTGGTAGATGCAATGGCATATAGCCTGATGACATATCCTGAGAGGTATGATGTTGTGGTCACGACCAATCTCTTTGGTGATATACTGAGCGACATGTCAGCAGCACTTGTTGGCAGTCTGGGGCTTGTTCCCAGTGCAAACATAGGGGATAAATATGCTTTCTTTGAGCCGGTACATGGTAGCGGTCCTGATATTGCAGGTAAAGGTATTGCAAACCCGATAGCAGCTATCCTGAGTATGAAGATGATGCTGGAATGGATGGGTTATCAGAAAGAAGCAGATCTCGTTGAAGAGGCTGTAGGCAAAAGCATACTTGAAAAAATAACTACTCCTGACCTTGGTGGAGATGCCAGTACCATTGAAGTTGGCAGGGCAATTGCAAATAACATAAAGAACATGCTGGATGGATGA
- a CDS encoding type II/IV secretion system ATPase subunit: MEAEYQKTLQRNPHLGVYIKDFVKRTGNNPEFVTSLSKDIQDDGYINLILPVGDPVFIHLYGTPEMGEIGYYTIEPPLNNLEKAKYDAIMNIILERSANEPVPKNEDKLKELIGKLLTEVVDIGVGGQIATDNKLSLIEKLIPRQKKIPVTQQEFNNLQYHIERNIIGSGPIEPIIRDPHLEDIHSIGISGVFIVHRILGMMKTDLSFGNEEGLDHWLRSMSERIGRPVSDARPIADGALPDGSRINIVYSHDVSRRGSSFTMRKFSEVPVSIIELIMWGAISCEIAAYMWICLENGMSIFFSGETASGKTTMLNACLAFVNPKSKIFTAEDTAEVQPPQPVWQQLITREDGPPDSRVDTFALLKAALRSRPNYIIVGEIRGEEGAVAFQGMQTGHAVMATFHASAVTKMIQRLTGDPINIPVTFIDNLNVAMILQAVYRNGKIIRRCLAIEEIEGYYEDAGGVVTRAVFQWDPDTDTHNFRGINNSFILENKIATKLGYEDKRQIYKELMLRARILEEMKERGIKDYYDVLEIIINFYKYGVEGLPFAI; encoded by the coding sequence GTGGAAGCTGAGTATCAAAAAACATTGCAAAGAAACCCCCATCTGGGAGTTTACATCAAGGACTTTGTAAAAAGGACCGGCAATAACCCTGAGTTCGTAACCAGCCTCTCAAAAGATATACAGGACGATGGATACATCAACCTGATACTCCCTGTGGGAGATCCCGTTTTCATTCATCTGTACGGAACCCCCGAAATGGGAGAGATCGGATATTATACAATAGAACCGCCCCTTAATAATCTTGAAAAGGCGAAATACGATGCCATTATGAACATAATCCTTGAAAGGTCTGCAAACGAACCTGTCCCAAAAAATGAAGATAAATTGAAGGAACTCATTGGGAAACTTTTGACCGAAGTAGTGGATATCGGTGTAGGCGGCCAGATCGCCACTGACAATAAGTTAAGTTTAATAGAGAAACTCATCCCAAGACAAAAGAAAATTCCTGTTACCCAGCAGGAATTCAACAATCTGCAGTACCATATTGAAAGAAATATCATTGGTTCAGGACCCATAGAACCAATAATCAGGGACCCTCACCTTGAGGACATACACAGCATAGGAATATCCGGAGTCTTTATCGTCCACAGGATACTGGGCATGATGAAAACAGACCTTTCGTTTGGAAATGAGGAAGGCCTTGACCACTGGCTCAGGAGTATGAGTGAAAGGATCGGCAGACCTGTAAGTGATGCCAGACCTATCGCCGATGGTGCACTTCCGGACGGATCGCGTATCAATATCGTTTACAGTCATGATGTAAGCAGGCGCGGAAGCAGTTTTACCATGCGTAAGTTCAGTGAAGTTCCGGTAAGTATTATCGAACTGATCATGTGGGGAGCTATCAGTTGTGAGATCGCCGCATACATGTGGATCTGCCTTGAGAATGGGATGAGCATATTCTTCAGCGGAGAAACTGCAAGTGGTAAGACCACCATGCTCAACGCGTGCCTTGCATTTGTTAACCCGAAATCCAAGATATTCACCGCAGAAGATACAGCAGAGGTGCAGCCACCACAGCCAGTCTGGCAGCAGTTGATAACCCGTGAGGACGGACCACCGGACTCAAGGGTCGACACTTTTGCACTCCTGAAAGCAGCTCTGCGGTCCAGACCGAACTATATCATTGTGGGTGAAATACGTGGGGAGGAAGGAGCAGTAGCTTTTCAGGGCATGCAAACCGGTCATGCAGTAATGGCAACATTCCACGCATCTGCTGTCACAAAGATGATCCAGCGTCTTACCGGTGACCCGATAAATATTCCCGTTACCTTCATTGATAACCTCAATGTTGCAATGATATTGCAGGCAGTATATCGAAACGGAAAAATCATCAGACGGTGCCTTGCTATTGAAGAGATAGAAGGATACTATGAAGATGCAGGCGGTGTCGTTACAAGAGCTGTGTTCCAGTGGGATCCAGATACCGACACCCATAATTTCAGGGGTATTAATAACAGTTTCATCCTTGAGAATAAGATTGCAACCAAACTCGGATATGAGGACAAGAGGCAGATATACAAGGAACTGATGTTGCGGGCAAGAATACTGGAAGAGATGAAAGAAAGAGGTATCAAGGATTACTACGATGTCCTTGAGATCATTATCAACTTCTATAAGTATGGTGTTGAAGGACTGCCTTTCGCAATATGA
- the galU gene encoding UTP--glucose-1-phosphate uridylyltransferase GalU, giving the protein MDVKKAVIPAAGLGTRFLPVTKSMPKEMLPIIDKPVIHYVVEEAIASGIDDIIFVTGRSKRSIEDYFDGSPELEMHLKEKHKDDLLKMVEDISSMVDIHYIRQKEPRGLGDAIMTAEKHISGDPFAVLLGDDIIVNHTPCIRQLIEVFQKYRCSTIAVEEVPMEKVSSYGIIKGKQLEESLCILEDIVEKPSIEEAPSNIGAIGRYVFTPEIFDCIRDAGTGVGGEIQLTDGIRMLNETQKVYAHKFAGRRYDTGDKLGYVQAVIDFALCSEDFGPQVREYLKTIPDL; this is encoded by the coding sequence ATGGATGTTAAAAAAGCTGTAATTCCTGCTGCAGGCCTTGGGACCCGGTTCCTGCCGGTGACCAAGTCCATGCCAAAAGAAATGCTTCCAATAATCGATAAGCCGGTGATCCATTATGTTGTGGAGGAGGCAATTGCATCGGGTATAGATGATATTATATTCGTCACAGGAAGGAGCAAGCGTTCCATTGAGGACTATTTTGATGGCTCTCCTGAACTGGAGATGCACCTTAAGGAGAAACATAAGGACGACCTTCTGAAAATGGTGGAGGATATATCTTCCATGGTGGATATCCACTACATCAGGCAGAAAGAGCCAAGGGGGCTTGGAGATGCTATTATGACTGCAGAGAAGCACATAAGTGGGGATCCTTTTGCAGTCCTCCTTGGTGATGATATCATTGTCAACCACACACCATGTATCCGACAGCTCATCGAGGTCTTCCAAAAGTACAGGTGTTCTACCATTGCAGTTGAAGAGGTCCCAATGGAGAAGGTCAGCAGTTATGGTATCATAAAGGGTAAGCAATTGGAAGAGTCACTGTGTATCCTCGAGGACATTGTGGAAAAGCCTTCCATTGAAGAAGCTCCATCCAACATCGGTGCCATAGGCAGGTATGTGTTCACTCCTGAGATATTCGATTGCATCAGGGATGCTGGCACAGGTGTCGGTGGTGAGATTCAGCTTACCGACGGTATACGTATGCTCAATGAAACGCAGAAGGTCTATGCCCACAAGTTTGCAGGTAGAAGATATGATACCGGTGATAAGTTGGGATATGTACAGGCAGTTATCGATTTTGCACTTTGCAGTGAGGATTTCGGTCCTCAGGTAAGGGAATACCTGAAGACAATTCCGGACCTGTGA
- a CDS encoding flagellin: MAFLKSADTHCFIKDKKAETAITHMIFFIAAIIIAMTVIAVMSANVQSLTGATASSSKVLSEQIKTDITIISDPKIIPYDSTSKEYTFYAKNTGRTDLDTEYLDVFIDGLHVDPENIEMEFFDQDVLWRPGDTLVVNMKVTDEMTTGDHRILIATENGKSDSMDFRI, encoded by the coding sequence ATGGCATTCCTAAAAAGCGCAGATACCCATTGTTTCATCAAAGACAAGAAGGCTGAGACTGCAATTACCCACATGATATTTTTCATAGCTGCCATCATTATAGCTATGACCGTTATTGCAGTCATGTCTGCAAATGTCCAGTCACTTACAGGTGCTACCGCATCAAGCAGCAAGGTACTGTCGGAGCAAATAAAGACAGACATCACCATCATCAGCGATCCAAAGATAATACCATACGACAGTACTTCAAAAGAGTATACATTCTATGCAAAGAACACTGGCAGGACAGATCTGGATACCGAATACCTTGACGTGTTCATAGATGGCCTGCATGTTGATCCGGAAAATATTGAGATGGAATTTTTTGATCAGGATGTACTCTGGCGACCAGGAGACACACTTGTTGTCAATATGAAAGTAACAGATGAAATGACCACAGGTGATCACAGAATACTGATCGCCACAGAAAATGGAAAGTCCGACTCAATGGATTTCAGGATATAA
- a CDS encoding FlaD/FlaE family flagellar protein, translating to MAGFSNKLKNLTKGILRKNGSNGQEGSPFDSQPSPFDSPQSPFAAGPPDFGDATNSPGGFPSGPPTGSPFGAAPPGPGVERPTETEPVDNKQINENAEKIKALEAKLSKVDTAISTVQRESQSVKTTVEKIDQSVLELLSLYELVSNQVNPFVGDELGGRATIERFDKADKRIAEVADFVMMLQKEVEGLNQSIQMPGLPAETESKIENITTKMDVFADSLVTLQESVTEIASQVKDAYERQKQLDMDIVDIAQTTSTFAGRIGELEKIDLSELQEKVEQAILKRSQLTDEAISNQTDEYGQPVNGGKEASARNPIVRLESIKKNPMSVVVLLNWIEFLMERVGRNNLMDALDYYVDIGWISEEVRSEIMAYARGIDYYVEKPTWRLLPEDHTKSLLFIERLCGRKIDRNMLSMIDREMAKVKHGLEELYGI from the coding sequence ATGGCTGGGTTCAGTAATAAATTGAAGAATCTTACAAAGGGGATTCTTCGAAAAAATGGGAGCAACGGACAGGAAGGTTCACCTTTCGATTCACAACCGTCTCCGTTTGATTCACCGCAATCCCCTTTTGCAGCAGGCCCCCCTGATTTTGGTGATGCCACTAATTCTCCCGGAGGGTTTCCTTCAGGACCACCGACAGGTTCGCCTTTTGGAGCTGCACCACCCGGACCGGGAGTAGAAAGACCCACGGAGACCGAACCTGTTGACAATAAACAGATCAACGAAAATGCTGAAAAGATCAAAGCGCTTGAGGCCAAGCTCTCAAAAGTAGATACAGCCATATCTACAGTGCAGAGAGAAAGCCAGAGTGTGAAGACAACAGTGGAAAAGATAGACCAGAGCGTACTGGAACTGCTTTCGCTTTACGAGCTGGTCTCGAACCAGGTAAATCCTTTTGTTGGAGATGAGCTTGGAGGTCGTGCCACCATTGAGCGTTTTGACAAGGCAGATAAAAGAATAGCTGAAGTTGCTGATTTTGTAATGATGCTCCAAAAAGAGGTCGAAGGACTTAACCAGAGTATACAGATGCCGGGACTTCCTGCTGAAACTGAATCAAAGATAGAGAATATAACTACAAAAATGGATGTTTTTGCAGATTCTCTTGTTACACTTCAGGAAAGCGTTACGGAGATCGCATCCCAGGTCAAGGATGCGTACGAAAGGCAAAAGCAACTTGACATGGACATCGTGGATATTGCACAAACAACAAGTACCTTTGCAGGCAGGATAGGCGAACTTGAGAAGATCGACCTTTCCGAGCTACAGGAAAAAGTGGAACAGGCAATTCTAAAAAGATCACAGTTGACCGATGAGGCTATTTCAAACCAGACCGATGAATACGGACAGCCGGTGAATGGGGGAAAAGAAGCAAGCGCAAGAAACCCCATAGTCCGTCTGGAGTCCATTAAGAAGAACCCTATGAGCGTCGTGGTCCTGCTGAACTGGATAGAGTTCCTGATGGAACGTGTCGGCAGAAACAACCTTATGGATGCTCTTGATTATTATGTTGATATTGGCTGGATAAGTGAAGAGGTCAGATCAGAGATCATGGCCTATGCCAGAGGAATAGACTACTATGTGGAAAAACCCACATGGAGACTTTTACCGGAAGATCACACAAAGTCACTGCTTTTTATCGAAAGACTTTGCGGACGCAAGATCGACAGGAACATGCTCAGCATGATCGACAGGGAGATGGCGAAAGTGAAACATGGTTTGGAGGAACTTTATGGGATTTGA
- a CDS encoding DUF7714 family protein, with amino-acid sequence MIFPDEYKYVGVTGIHPDDAEENIIYFLSEYMVVEDHVTEDEIEYSIYHVTKQGDDLLRDVEKLDLVASGEQVIKYDAKLNIKDRAQLIEIAAGLCKDDVSTVIFTGVDNHVTFVHEPSLSEIIDIEIVDVIPPEPSWLSHVVRRLEASGIFGDFGVRFTENVIDLSQFEGPKTVFPCSCSGLKGKFLDCDTITEDGTLLVGCEISKKLFETRFPDVEYSLVNICPFKSDIFEPTKPFITRCCRSEKSGRVTINGIEGVVVHWGASEFFVAEAVRDLALDLAEKRK; translated from the coding sequence ATGATATTTCCAGATGAATACAAGTATGTGGGTGTGACCGGGATACACCCAGATGATGCAGAGGAGAACATCATCTATTTTCTTTCCGAATACATGGTCGTTGAGGATCATGTTACTGAGGATGAGATCGAATATTCCATCTATCATGTAACAAAGCAGGGCGATGACCTTTTGCGTGATGTAGAAAAGCTTGACCTCGTTGCATCAGGCGAACAGGTCATAAAGTATGACGCAAAACTGAACATAAAGGACCGTGCACAGCTTATTGAAATAGCTGCAGGCCTCTGCAAGGATGATGTCAGTACCGTCATATTCACAGGTGTGGACAATCATGTGACGTTCGTGCATGAACCCTCATTGTCTGAGATCATAGACATCGAGATCGTTGATGTGATCCCTCCGGAACCTTCATGGCTTTCCCACGTGGTACGAAGGCTTGAGGCAAGTGGCATATTCGGGGACTTCGGAGTGCGCTTTACTGAGAACGTTATAGACCTCTCCCAGTTCGAAGGTCCTAAGACGGTATTCCCTTGTTCCTGTTCCGGGCTTAAGGGTAAGTTCCTTGATTGCGATACAATAACTGAGGACGGTACTTTGCTCGTAGGATGCGAGATATCTAAAAAGCTTTTTGAGACAAGGTTCCCGGATGTTGAGTATTCACTGGTGAACATCTGTCCTTTCAAGTCCGATATTTTCGAACCCACAAAGCCTTTCATCACCAGGTGCTGTCGCTCCGAGAAGTCCGGCCGGGTTACCATTAATGGTATAGAAGGCGTTGTGGTTCACTGGGGCGCATCTGAGTTCTTTGTGGCAGAAGCTGTCAGGGACCTGGCACTGGACCTTGCGGAGAAGAGGAAGTGA
- a CDS encoding ATPase domain-containing protein: MPSIRSFEIPRDEFNRKLGGGFPMGSLVVIEGGSGGGKSTICQRITYGLIEGDTSVTFISTQLTTKGYINQMYSLDYPIAPHLLKGRLLYIPVIPLIQSAKSRIDFIERLMGAEELFEKDVIVIDTISALIKYSANTEKSLELISFFKKLNGMGKVIILTIEASELGDELASMFRSSCDIYMTLQSKAMASEVKRTVIVNKFTGAKGPVGQMIGFRIEPKVGLVVEIASVV; this comes from the coding sequence ATGCCGTCGATTCGTTCTTTCGAGATTCCCAGAGATGAGTTCAATAGAAAACTTGGAGGAGGATTCCCAATGGGATCCCTTGTCGTCATCGAAGGGGGTAGTGGAGGAGGTAAAAGTACCATATGTCAGCGTATTACCTACGGCCTGATCGAGGGAGACACAAGTGTTACTTTCATCTCCACACAACTCACAACAAAGGGATATATCAACCAGATGTACTCGCTTGACTATCCGATCGCTCCACACCTACTGAAAGGAAGGCTACTCTATATCCCGGTAATACCCCTTATACAATCTGCAAAGTCAAGGATCGATTTCATTGAAAGATTAATGGGTGCAGAAGAACTGTTCGAGAAGGATGTCATTGTAATAGACACAATATCTGCACTCATAAAGTACAGTGCAAACACTGAAAAGAGTCTGGAACTGATATCGTTCTTCAAAAAGCTTAATGGAATGGGAAAGGTCATAATCCTGACAATAGAAGCCAGTGAACTGGGAGATGAACTTGCATCGATGTTCCGTTCATCCTGTGACATTTATATGACACTGCAGTCAAAGGCAATGGCTTCTGAAGTAAAACGTACAGTTATTGTGAATAAGTTCACTGGGGCAAAAGGACCTGTGGGGCAAATGATAGGCTTCAGGATCGAACCAAAGGTAGGACTGGTCGTTGAAATAGCATCCGTCGTATAA